From one Bradyrhizobium sp. Ash2021 genomic stretch:
- a CDS encoding phosphatidate cytidylyltransferase: MTEGEAAPAAAAEPGSRNLLLRVAVALTLAPLAIAIAYAGGWLWAGLVTLGAIGLYVEWLTIVGAAGEMRVVASGVVALGLGGLCLATGRIDAALVVFVAGLIVVALITPAQRNWTATGFFYAAAAEIASVLVRLDSVKGFAALILVLLVVWVTDIGGYFAGRGIGGPKLWPRVSPKKTWAGAIGGFVASLIVAAGFYAFDHNQAAEHSLKLELGSLLVLGAMLSVVSQFGDLFESAVKRRFGVKDSSHIIPGHGGLLDRLDGFVAAVVMAAIFGFLRGGADGVGRGLMVW; the protein is encoded by the coding sequence GTGACCGAGGGCGAAGCCGCACCTGCGGCGGCGGCCGAACCGGGTTCGCGCAATCTTTTGCTGCGCGTCGCCGTTGCATTGACGCTGGCGCCGCTGGCGATTGCGATCGCCTATGCCGGCGGATGGCTGTGGGCGGGTTTGGTCACGCTGGGCGCGATCGGCCTCTATGTCGAATGGCTGACGATCGTGGGCGCGGCGGGCGAAATGCGCGTCGTCGCCTCAGGCGTTGTCGCGCTGGGGCTGGGGGGACTTTGTCTCGCCACGGGACGGATCGATGCGGCGCTCGTTGTCTTTGTTGCCGGGCTCATCGTCGTTGCCTTGATCACGCCGGCGCAGCGCAACTGGACGGCGACCGGGTTTTTCTATGCCGCGGCGGCCGAGATCGCTTCGGTGCTGGTGCGTCTGGATTCGGTCAAAGGTTTCGCAGCACTGATATTGGTGCTGCTGGTGGTGTGGGTGACCGATATTGGCGGTTATTTCGCTGGCCGCGGCATCGGCGGACCGAAGCTCTGGCCCCGGGTCAGTCCGAAGAAGACGTGGGCCGGCGCCATCGGCGGCTTTGTTGCGAGCCTAATCGTCGCAGCGGGCTTCTATGCGTTCGATCATAACCAAGCCGCAGAGCACTCGCTGAAGCTCGAACTAGGGTCACTATTGGTATTGGGCGCAATGCTCTCGGTCGTGTCGCAATTCGGCGATCTGTTTGAGTCCGCTGTGAAACGGCGTTTTGGCGTGAAGGATTCCAGCCACATCATTCCCGGCCATGGCGGGCTACTGGATCGCCTGGACGGATTT
- a CDS encoding isoprenyl transferase, whose protein sequence is MSNAAAPATEGPDRTGGPLHVAIIMDGNGRWAAARGLPRAEGHRRGVEALRRVVRAAHELGVLYLTIFSFSSENWSRPATEIGDLFGLLRRFIRNDLASLHRDGVRVRVIGEREGLESDICALLNEAEELTKANTKLNLVVAFNYGSRQEIANAARRLAREVAEGKRDPASIDADAIGQYLDTPDIPDPDLIIRTSGEQRLSNFLMWQAAYSELVFVPIHWPDFDKAALESAIAEYARRERRFGGLAAKTGS, encoded by the coding sequence ATGTCTAATGCCGCCGCCCCCGCAACCGAAGGACCGGATCGAACCGGCGGTCCCTTGCATGTGGCGATCATCATGGACGGCAACGGGCGCTGGGCGGCCGCGCGCGGTCTGCCGCGTGCGGAAGGCCATCGCCGCGGCGTCGAGGCGCTGCGGCGCGTGGTTCGTGCGGCACACGAACTCGGCGTGCTCTATCTGACGATCTTTTCGTTCAGCTCCGAAAACTGGTCGCGTCCGGCGACCGAAATCGGCGACCTGTTCGGCTTGCTCCGGCGCTTCATCCGCAACGATCTGGCGTCGCTTCACCGTGACGGCGTGCGGGTCCGCGTGATCGGTGAGCGTGAGGGCCTGGAGAGCGATATCTGCGCGCTCCTGAACGAAGCCGAAGAGCTGACCAAGGCCAATACCAAGCTCAACCTCGTCGTCGCCTTCAACTACGGTTCGCGCCAAGAAATCGCCAACGCCGCGCGTCGCCTCGCCCGCGAAGTTGCCGAGGGAAAGCGCGATCCCGCATCGATCGATGCCGATGCGATCGGTCAATATCTCGACACGCCCGACATTCCCGATCCCGATCTGATCATCCGCACCAGCGGCGAGCAGCGGCTGTCGAATTTCCTGATGTGGCAGGCGGCCTACAGCGAACTCGTGTTCGTGCCGATCCACTGGCCGGACTTCGACAAGGCCGCGCTTGAGAGCGCGATCGCCGAATATGCCAGACGGGAGCGCCGTTTCGGCGGTCTGGCCGCGAAAACCGGATCGTGA
- the frr gene encoding ribosome recycling factor encodes MPTPGFDINELKRRMQGATQSLKHELGGLRTGRAAASMLEPVQVEAYGSHMPLNQLATISVPEPRLLSVQVWDKSMVKAVEKAIVDSNLGLSPATEGQVLRLRIPELNEERRKELVKVAHKYAEAAKVAVRHVRRDGLDTVKKLEKNHEISEDDQERLAGDVQKATDGMISEIDQLLAAKEKEILTV; translated from the coding sequence ATGCCCACGCCTGGTTTTGACATCAACGAATTGAAGCGCCGCATGCAAGGCGCCACCCAGTCGCTCAAGCACGAATTGGGCGGTTTGCGCACCGGCCGTGCCGCAGCGTCGATGCTGGAGCCGGTGCAGGTGGAAGCCTATGGCTCGCACATGCCGCTCAATCAGCTCGCGACCATCAGCGTGCCCGAGCCGCGGCTTCTCTCCGTCCAGGTTTGGGACAAGTCCATGGTCAAGGCCGTGGAGAAGGCGATCGTCGATTCCAATCTCGGCCTCAGCCCGGCCACCGAAGGGCAGGTGCTGCGTTTGAGGATTCCGGAACTCAACGAGGAACGCCGCAAGGAACTCGTGAAAGTCGCGCATAAATACGCCGAAGCCGCCAAGGTCGCGGTCCGGCATGTTCGCCGCGACGGACTGGATACGGTCAAGAAGCTCGAGAAGAATCACGAGATATCCGAGGACGATCAGGAACGCCTCGCCGGTGATGTGCAGAAAGCCACCGACGGGATGATTTCCGAGATCGATCAATTGCTGGCGGCGAAGGAAAAGGAAATCCTCACCGTTTGA
- the pyrH gene encoding UMP kinase — protein sequence MAEPVYRRVVIKLSGEYLAGSQSFGIDQPTVDRIAGELIAARQLGVEVAVVVGGGNIVRGVEVSSRGVSRPTGDTMGMLATMMNCLALEAAIEHKGTPARTLSAFVMPEISELFTRSAAHKYLAEGRIVLLGGGTGNPFFTTDTTAVLRAAEIGAQAVLKATNVDGVYSADPKKDPSAKRFDRLTHSQAIEGGYKVMDSTAFALARETSLPIIVFSIAEPGSIGAILRGTGHGTVVAG from the coding sequence ATGGCTGAGCCGGTCTATCGTCGTGTCGTGATCAAGCTCTCGGGCGAATATCTCGCCGGCAGCCAATCCTTCGGTATCGACCAGCCAACCGTGGACCGAATCGCCGGCGAGTTGATCGCCGCACGCCAGCTCGGGGTCGAGGTCGCCGTCGTAGTCGGCGGCGGAAACATCGTCCGCGGCGTGGAAGTATCGTCACGCGGCGTGTCCCGCCCGACCGGCGACACCATGGGCATGCTCGCCACCATGATGAACTGCCTGGCGCTGGAGGCTGCGATCGAGCACAAAGGCACGCCGGCGCGCACCCTGTCGGCGTTCGTGATGCCCGAGATTTCCGAACTGTTCACCCGTAGTGCAGCGCACAAATACCTCGCCGAGGGGCGAATCGTGCTGCTTGGCGGCGGAACCGGCAATCCGTTCTTCACGACCGATACCACGGCGGTGCTGCGGGCGGCCGAGATCGGGGCGCAGGCGGTGCTGAAGGCCACCAATGTCGACGGCGTCTACAGCGCCGACCCCAAAAAGGACCCGTCCGCCAAGCGTTTCGACCGCCTGACGCACTCCCAGGCAATCGAAGGTGGCTACAAGGTGATGGACTCAACCGCATTCGCGCTTGCCCGCGAGACATCGCTGCCTATCATCGTATTCTCGATCGCCGAGCCGGGTTCGATCGGTGCGATCCTGCGCGGTACCGGACACGGCACGGTCGTTGCCGGGTGA
- the tsf gene encoding translation elongation factor Ts, with protein MATITAAMVKELRESTGAGMMDCKAALTESAGDMQAAQDWLRKKGLSKAAKKAGRVAAEGLIGAVTSATKGVVVEVNSETDFVARNEQFQGLVKMIAQVALHNSADVEKIKAVKVGAVTVETAISDAIATIGENMTLRRATSLEVGQGVVASYVHGAVIEGAGKMGVLVALESAGKADELAVLGRQLAMHVAAANPQALDPAGLDPAVVTREKDVLADKYRQQGKPENVIEKIVESGLKTYYKEVCLLEQAFIHDEKGKSVAQAVKEAEGKIGAPVKITGFVRYALGEGIEKQESDFAAEVAATAGKK; from the coding sequence ATGGCAACGATCACAGCAGCGATGGTCAAGGAGCTGCGCGAATCGACCGGCGCAGGCATGATGGATTGCAAGGCAGCCCTCACCGAGAGCGCCGGCGACATGCAGGCGGCACAGGATTGGCTGCGCAAGAAGGGCCTGTCGAAGGCTGCGAAAAAGGCCGGCCGTGTCGCGGCCGAAGGCCTGATCGGCGCCGTGACGTCCGCTACCAAGGGCGTCGTGGTCGAGGTCAATTCCGAGACCGACTTCGTCGCGCGTAACGAGCAGTTCCAGGGCCTGGTCAAGATGATCGCCCAGGTCGCGCTGCACAACAGCGCCGATGTTGAGAAGATCAAGGCGGTCAAGGTCGGCGCCGTCACGGTCGAGACCGCGATTTCGGATGCGATCGCAACCATCGGCGAGAACATGACGCTGCGCCGCGCGACTTCGCTCGAAGTCGGGCAGGGCGTGGTGGCGAGCTATGTCCATGGTGCCGTGATCGAAGGCGCCGGCAAGATGGGTGTGCTGGTCGCGCTGGAATCCGCCGGCAAAGCCGATGAACTTGCGGTTCTTGGCCGCCAGCTTGCCATGCATGTTGCCGCGGCCAACCCGCAGGCGCTCGATCCGGCGGGGCTGGATCCGGCAGTCGTGACCCGCGAAAAGGACGTGCTGGCCGACAAATATCGCCAGCAGGGCAAGCCTGAAAACGTCATCGAGAAGATCGTCGAGTCCGGTTTGAAGACCTACTACAAGGAAGTCTGTCTGCTGGAGCAGGCCTTCATCCATGACGAAAAGGGCAAGTCGGTCGCGCAGGCCGTGAAGGAAGCCGAAGGCAAGATCGGCGCGCCTGTGAAAATCACCGGCTTTGTGCGCTATGCTCTCGGCGAGGGAATCGAAAAGCAGGAATCCGATTTCGCAGCCGAAGTTGCTGCAACCGCCGGCAAGAAATAA